A single region of the Salarchaeum japonicum genome encodes:
- a CDS encoding DUF7109 family protein, with protein MNRTLDELAGVVDLFGALTRDELADALHELAFKRGEDVDADAVDAAIERAIDQYALVAVSREDADLIVPGPAAFPTVPDGGPDLPHILDVERRDVPRDELADALRARFAAELADDPGDERRDFLLDVTYDAETWADIDAAGLRERLADRREG; from the coding sequence ATGAACCGCACGCTCGACGAACTCGCGGGCGTCGTCGACCTGTTCGGCGCGCTCACCCGCGACGAACTCGCGGACGCCCTCCACGAACTCGCGTTCAAGCGCGGCGAGGACGTGGACGCGGACGCCGTGGACGCCGCCATCGAGCGCGCAATCGACCAGTACGCGCTCGTCGCCGTCTCCCGCGAGGACGCCGACCTCATCGTCCCCGGGCCCGCCGCCTTCCCCACCGTCCCAGACGGCGGCCCCGACCTCCCACACATCCTCGACGTGGAGCGCCGGGACGTGCCCCGGGACGAACTCGCGGACGCCCTCCGCGCCCGGTTCGCCGCCGAACTCGCCGACGACCCCGGCGACGAGCGCCGGGACTTCCTGCTCGACGTGACGTACGACGCGGAGACGTGGGCGGACATCGACGCGGCGGGCCTCCGGGAGCGACTGGCCGACCGACGGGAGGGTTAA
- a CDS encoding glycosyltransferase family protein, translating into MDYTQERVATLHDYGDAHPDAPTERATVVVPMTEREYGGLAPESVLSTLETLDVGRVVVPLRASAEKAGAFAEWLASFDLPLDVLWCNGPRVADLLDEHDLNGDAGKGRDIWLALGVAADADFLAVHDADTKTYSPRDVPKLLHPLNSGFDFVKGYYARVENQRLYGRLFRLCYEPLVDALDARNDEPILDYLGAFRYALAGECAMTGEVARSIRVPRTWGLEVGTLGEAYDAAGFDGTAQADLGRYEHDHRAVSGPSGLSDMSAGVVAALLRACEEHGVDVDYDTLPERYRETARRYVRGYAADAAFNGLDYDAADERAQVETYADAVRPPDGDDRLPAWADTALSPDAVREAAAADLDAVDS; encoded by the coding sequence ATGGACTACACGCAGGAGCGCGTGGCGACGCTCCACGACTACGGGGACGCCCACCCCGACGCGCCGACGGAGCGCGCGACCGTCGTCGTCCCGATGACGGAACGCGAGTACGGCGGCCTCGCGCCGGAGAGCGTGCTTTCGACGCTCGAAACCCTCGACGTGGGCCGCGTCGTCGTCCCGCTCCGCGCCTCGGCGGAGAAGGCGGGCGCGTTCGCGGAGTGGCTGGCCTCCTTCGACCTCCCGCTGGACGTGCTCTGGTGTAACGGCCCCCGGGTCGCAGACCTGCTCGACGAACACGACCTGAACGGCGACGCCGGGAAGGGCCGCGACATCTGGCTGGCGCTCGGCGTCGCGGCGGACGCCGACTTCCTCGCCGTCCACGACGCCGACACGAAGACGTACTCGCCGCGGGACGTGCCGAAACTCCTCCACCCCCTCAATTCGGGCTTCGACTTCGTGAAGGGCTACTACGCCCGCGTCGAGAACCAGCGGCTCTACGGCCGGCTGTTTCGCCTCTGCTACGAACCGCTCGTGGACGCGCTCGACGCGCGCAACGACGAACCGATTCTCGACTACCTCGGCGCGTTCCGGTACGCGCTCGCCGGCGAGTGCGCGATGACCGGCGAAGTCGCGCGCTCCATCCGCGTCCCCCGAACGTGGGGGCTGGAGGTCGGGACGCTCGGCGAGGCGTACGACGCCGCCGGGTTCGACGGCACCGCCCAGGCCGATTTGGGGCGGTACGAGCACGACCACCGCGCCGTCTCCGGGCCGTCCGGCCTCTCCGACATGAGCGCGGGCGTCGTCGCCGCGCTCCTCCGCGCCTGCGAGGAACACGGCGTGGACGTGGACTACGACACGCTCCCCGAGCGCTACCGGGAGACCGCGCGCCGGTACGTCCGCGGGTACGCCGCGGACGCCGCGTTCAACGGCCTCGACTACGACGCCGCCGACGAGCGCGCGCAAGTCGAGACGTACGCGGACGCCGTCCGCCCGCCCGATGGCGACGACCGCCTGCCCGCCTGGGCGGACACCGCGCTCTCCCCGGACGCGGTGCGCGAGGCCGCGGCCGCCGACCTGGACGCGGTAGACTCATGA